Proteins found in one Tamandua tetradactyla isolate mTamTet1 chromosome 1, mTamTet1.pri, whole genome shotgun sequence genomic segment:
- the KCNH2 gene encoding voltage-gated inwardly rectifying potassium channel KCNH2 isoform X2, with the protein MAATAGKASGTGALRPSAQKGRVRRAVRISSLVAQEVLSLGADVLPEYKLQAPRIHRGTILHYSPFKAVWDWLILLLVIYTAVFTPYSAAFLLKETEEGPLAPDCGYACQPLAVVDLIVDIMFIVDILINFRTTYVNANEEVVSHPGRIAVHYFKGWFLIDMVAAIPFDLLIFGSGSEELIGLLKTARLLRLVRVARKLDRYSEYGAAVLFLLMCTFALIAHWLACIWYAIGNMEQPHMDSRIGWLHNLGDQIGKPYNSSGLGGPSIKDKYVTALYFTFSSLTSVGFGNVSPNTNSEKIFSICVMLIGSLMYASIFGNVSAIIQRLYSGTARYHTQMLRVREFIRFHQIPNPLRQRLEEYFQHAWSYTNGIDMNAVLKGFPECLQADICLHLNRSLLQHCKPFRGATKGCLRALAMKFKTTHAPPGDTLVHAGDLLTALYFISRGSIEILRGDVVVAILGKNDIFGEPLNLYARPGKSNGDVRALTYCDLHKIHRDDLLEVLDMYPEFSDHFWSSLEITFNLRDTNMIPGSPGSTDLDGGFNRQRKRKLSFRRRTDKDVEQPGEVSALGPGRAGAGPNSRGRPGGPWGESPSSGPSSPESSEDEGPGHSSSPLRLVPFSSPRPPGDLPGGEPLTEDCEKSSDTCNPLSGAFSGVSNIFSFWGDSRGRQYQELPRCPAPTPSLLNIPLSSPGRRPRGDVESRLDALQRQLNRLETRLSADMATVLQLLQRQMTLVPPAYSAVTTPGPGPTSTSPLLPVSPIPTLTLDSLSQVSQFMVCEELPELPQDGPTRRLSLPGQLGALTSQPLHRHGSDPGS; encoded by the exons ATGGCGGCCACAGCAGGAAAGGCGAGCGGAACAGGGGCTCTGCGGCCCAGCGCCCAGAAAGGCCGGGTGAGGCGGGCCGTGCGCATCTCCAGCCTCGTGGCCCAGGAG GTTCTGTCCCTGGGTGCGGACGTGCTGCCGGAGTACAAGCTGCAGGCGCCGCGCATCCACCGCGGGACCATCCTGCACTACAGCCCCTTCAAGGCCGTCTGGGACTGGCTCATCCTGCTGCTGGTCATCTACACAGCCGTCTTCACTCCCTACTCAGCTGCCTTCCTGCTCAAGGAGACGGAGGAGGGCCCCCTGGCCCCTGACTGTGGCTATGCCTGCCAGCCACTGGCCGTGGTGGACCTCATCGTGGACATCATGTTCATCGTGGACATCCTCATTAACTTCCGCACCACCTATGTCAATGCCAACGAGGAGGTGGTCAGCCACCCCGGCCGCATCGCTGTCCACTACTTCAAGGGCTGGTTCCTCATCGACATGGTGGCCGCCATCCCTTTCGACCTGCTCATCTTTGGCTCTGGCTCCGAGGAG CTGATCGGGCTGCTGAAGACGGCGCGGCTGCTGCGGCTGGTGCGCGTGGCGCGGAAGCTGGACCGCTACTCGGAGTACGGGGCGGCCGTGCTCTTTCTGCTCATGTGCACGTTCGCGCTCATCGCGCACTGGCTGGCCTGCATCTGGTACGCCATCGGCAACATGGAGCAGCCCCACATGGACTCACGCATCGGCTGGCTGCACAACCTAGGCGACCAGATTGGCAAGCCCTACAACAGCAGTGGCCTGGGTGGCCCCTCCATCAAGGACAAGTACGTCACGGCTCTCTACTTCACCTTCAGTAGCCTCACCAGCGTGGGCTTTGGTAACGTCTCCCCCAACACCAACTCTGAGAAGATCTTCTCCATCTGCGTCATGCTCATCGGCT ccctcatGTATGCCAGCATCTTTGGCAATGTGTCGGCCATCATCCAGCGGCTGTACTCGGGCACGGCCCGCTACCACACGCAGATGCTGCGGGTGCGGGAGTTCATCCGCTTCCACCAGATCCCCAACCCACTGCGGCAGCGCCTCGAGGAGTACTTCCAGCACGCCTGGTCCTACACCAACGGCATCGACATGAATGCG GTGCTAAAGGGGTTCCCCGAGTGCCTCCAGGCTGACATCTGCCTGCACCTGAACCGCTCGCTGCTGCAGCACTGCAAGCCCTTCCGTGGGGCCACCAAGGGCTGCCTGCGGGCTCTGGCCATGAAGTTCAAGACCACACACGCGCCGCCAGGGGACACGCTGGTGCACGCTGGGGACCTGCTCACCGCCCTCTACTTCATCTCCCGGGGCTCCATCGAGATCCTACGGGGCGACGTCGTAGTGGCCATCCTGG GAAAGAATGACATCTTTGGAGAGCCTCTGAACCTGTATGCACGGCCTGGCAAGTCCAACGGGGACGTGCGGGCCCTCACCTACTGTGACCTGCATAAGATCCATCGGGATGACCTGCTTGAGGTACTGGACATGTACCCTGAGTTCTCTGACCACTTCTGGTCCAGCCTGGAGATCACTTTCAACCTGCGAGAT ACCAACATGATCCCCGGTTCTCCGGGTAGCACTGACCTGGATGGTGGCTTCAACCGGCAACGCAAGCGCAAGCTGTCTTTCCGCAGGCGTACGGACAAGG ACGTGGAACAGCCAGGGGAGGTGTCGGCCTTGGGGCCGGGCCGGGCGGGGGCAGGGCCGAATAGCCGGGGCCGCCCGGGGGGGCCATGGGGGGAGAGCCCGTCCAGTGGCCCCTCCAGCCCCGAGAGCAGTGAGGATGAGGGGCCAGGCCACAGTTCCAGCCCCCTCCGCCTGGTGCCCTTCTCCAGCCCCAGGCCCCCCGGAGACCTGCCGGGTGGGGAGCCCCTGACCGAGGACTGTGAGAAGAGCAGTGACACTTGTAACCCACTGTCAG GCGCCTTCTCGGGAGTGTCCAACATCTTCAGCTTCTGGGGGGACAGTCGGGGCCGCCAGTACCAGGAGCTGCCTcgctgccctgcccccacccccagcctcctcaACATCCCTCTTTCCAGCCCGGGTCGCCGGCCCCGGGGTGATGTGGAGAGCAGGCTGGATGCTCTTCAAAGGCAGCTCAACAG GCTGGAGACCCGGCTGAGTGCAGACATGGCCACCGTCCTGCAGCTGCTACAGAGGCAGATGACTCTGGTCCCGCCCGCCTACAGTGCTGTGACCACGCCAGGTCCTggccccacctccacctcccctcTGCTGCCCGTCAGCCCCATCCCTACCCTCACCCTGGACTCACTTTCTCAG GTTTCCCAGTTCATGGTGTGCGAGGAGCTCCCGGAACTTCCCCAAGACGGCCCCACTCGACGCCTTTCCCTGCCGGGCCAGCTGGGGGCCCTCACCTCCCAGCCCCTGCACAGACACGGCTCAGACCCAGGCAGTTAG
- the KCNH2 gene encoding voltage-gated inwardly rectifying potassium channel KCNH2 isoform X1 — protein sequence MPVRRGHVAPQNTFLDTIIRKFEGQSRKFIIANARVENCAVIYCNDGFCELCGYSRAEVMQRPCTCDFLHGPRTQRRAAAQIAQALLGAEERKVEIAFYRKDGSCFLCLVDVVPVKNEDGTVIMFILNFEVVMEKDMVGSPARDTNHRGPPTSWLAPGRAKTFRLKLPALLALTARESSVRPGGTGGAGSPGAVVVDVDLTPAAPSSESLAMDEVTAMDNHVAGLGPAEERRALVGPGSPSGSARAPHSPPRAHSLNPDASGSSCSLARTRSRESCASVRRASSADDIEAMRAVPPQPPRHASTGAMHPLRSGLLNSTSDSDLVRYRTISKIPQITLNFVDLKGDPFLASPTSDREIIAPKIKDRTHNVTEKVTQVLSLGADVLPEYKLQAPRIHRGTILHYSPFKAVWDWLILLLVIYTAVFTPYSAAFLLKETEEGPLAPDCGYACQPLAVVDLIVDIMFIVDILINFRTTYVNANEEVVSHPGRIAVHYFKGWFLIDMVAAIPFDLLIFGSGSEELIGLLKTARLLRLVRVARKLDRYSEYGAAVLFLLMCTFALIAHWLACIWYAIGNMEQPHMDSRIGWLHNLGDQIGKPYNSSGLGGPSIKDKYVTALYFTFSSLTSVGFGNVSPNTNSEKIFSICVMLIGSLMYASIFGNVSAIIQRLYSGTARYHTQMLRVREFIRFHQIPNPLRQRLEEYFQHAWSYTNGIDMNAVLKGFPECLQADICLHLNRSLLQHCKPFRGATKGCLRALAMKFKTTHAPPGDTLVHAGDLLTALYFISRGSIEILRGDVVVAILGKNDIFGEPLNLYARPGKSNGDVRALTYCDLHKIHRDDLLEVLDMYPEFSDHFWSSLEITFNLRDTNMIPGSPGSTDLDGGFNRQRKRKLSFRRRTDKDVEQPGEVSALGPGRAGAGPNSRGRPGGPWGESPSSGPSSPESSEDEGPGHSSSPLRLVPFSSPRPPGDLPGGEPLTEDCEKSSDTCNPLSGAFSGVSNIFSFWGDSRGRQYQELPRCPAPTPSLLNIPLSSPGRRPRGDVESRLDALQRQLNRLETRLSADMATVLQLLQRQMTLVPPAYSAVTTPGPGPTSTSPLLPVSPIPTLTLDSLSQVSQFMVCEELPELPQDGPTRRLSLPGQLGALTSQPLHRHGSDPGS from the exons ATGCCGGTGCGGAGGGGCCACGTCGCGCCGCAGAATACCTTCCTGGACACCATCATCCGCAAGTTTGAGGGCCAGA GCCGCAAGTTCATCATCGCCAACGCTCGGGTGGAGAACTGCGCCGTCATCTACTGCAACGACGGCTTCTGCGAGCTGTGCGGCTACTCGCGAGCCGAGGTGATGCAGCGCCCTTGCACCTGCGACTTCCTGCACGGGCCGCGCACGCAGCGCCGGGCCGCGGCGCAAATCGCGCAAGCCCTGCTTGGCGCGGAAGAGCGCAAAGTGGAGATAGCCTTTTACCGGAAGGATG GGAGTTGCTTCCTGTGCCTGGTGGATGTGGTGCCCGTGAAGAACGAGGATGGGACTGTCATCATGTTCATCCTCAACTTCGAGGTGGTGATGGAGAAGGACATGGTGGGGTCCCCGGCTCGTGACACTAATCACCGTGGCCCCCCCACCAGCTGGCTGGCCCCAG GTCGCGCCAAGACCTTCCGCCTGAAACTGCCGGCGCTGCTGGCCCTGACAGCCCGGGAGTCGTCTGTGCGGCCGGGGGGCACCGGCGGCGCGGGGTCCCCGGGGGCCGTGGTTGTAGACGTGGACCTGACGCCCGCGGCCCCCAGCAGCGAGTCCCTGGCCATGGATGAGGTGACGGCCATGGACAACCACGTGGCGGGGCTCGGGCCGGCTGAGGAGCGGCGCGCATTGGTGGGCCCCGGCTCCCCTTCTGGCAGCGCCCGTGCCCCTCACTCGCCCCCTCGGGCACACAGCCTCAACCCCGACGCCTCCGGCTCCAGCTGCAGCCTGGCCCGGACTCGCTCCCGAGAAAGCTGCGCTAGCGTGCGCCGCGCCTCCTCCGCCGATGACATCGAGGCCATGCGCGCAGTGCCCCCGCAGCCGCCACGCCACGCCAGCACCG ggGCCATGCACCCACTGCGCAGCGGCCTGCTTAACTCCACATCAGACTCGGATCTCGTGCGCTACCGCACCATTAGCAAGATACCCCAAATCACCCTCAACTTTGTGGACCTCAAGGGCGACCCCTTCCTGGCTTCACCCACCAGTGACCGTGAGATCATAGCACCCAAGATAAAGGACCGAACCCACAACGTCACTGAGAAGGTCACTCAG GTTCTGTCCCTGGGTGCGGACGTGCTGCCGGAGTACAAGCTGCAGGCGCCGCGCATCCACCGCGGGACCATCCTGCACTACAGCCCCTTCAAGGCCGTCTGGGACTGGCTCATCCTGCTGCTGGTCATCTACACAGCCGTCTTCACTCCCTACTCAGCTGCCTTCCTGCTCAAGGAGACGGAGGAGGGCCCCCTGGCCCCTGACTGTGGCTATGCCTGCCAGCCACTGGCCGTGGTGGACCTCATCGTGGACATCATGTTCATCGTGGACATCCTCATTAACTTCCGCACCACCTATGTCAATGCCAACGAGGAGGTGGTCAGCCACCCCGGCCGCATCGCTGTCCACTACTTCAAGGGCTGGTTCCTCATCGACATGGTGGCCGCCATCCCTTTCGACCTGCTCATCTTTGGCTCTGGCTCCGAGGAG CTGATCGGGCTGCTGAAGACGGCGCGGCTGCTGCGGCTGGTGCGCGTGGCGCGGAAGCTGGACCGCTACTCGGAGTACGGGGCGGCCGTGCTCTTTCTGCTCATGTGCACGTTCGCGCTCATCGCGCACTGGCTGGCCTGCATCTGGTACGCCATCGGCAACATGGAGCAGCCCCACATGGACTCACGCATCGGCTGGCTGCACAACCTAGGCGACCAGATTGGCAAGCCCTACAACAGCAGTGGCCTGGGTGGCCCCTCCATCAAGGACAAGTACGTCACGGCTCTCTACTTCACCTTCAGTAGCCTCACCAGCGTGGGCTTTGGTAACGTCTCCCCCAACACCAACTCTGAGAAGATCTTCTCCATCTGCGTCATGCTCATCGGCT ccctcatGTATGCCAGCATCTTTGGCAATGTGTCGGCCATCATCCAGCGGCTGTACTCGGGCACGGCCCGCTACCACACGCAGATGCTGCGGGTGCGGGAGTTCATCCGCTTCCACCAGATCCCCAACCCACTGCGGCAGCGCCTCGAGGAGTACTTCCAGCACGCCTGGTCCTACACCAACGGCATCGACATGAATGCG GTGCTAAAGGGGTTCCCCGAGTGCCTCCAGGCTGACATCTGCCTGCACCTGAACCGCTCGCTGCTGCAGCACTGCAAGCCCTTCCGTGGGGCCACCAAGGGCTGCCTGCGGGCTCTGGCCATGAAGTTCAAGACCACACACGCGCCGCCAGGGGACACGCTGGTGCACGCTGGGGACCTGCTCACCGCCCTCTACTTCATCTCCCGGGGCTCCATCGAGATCCTACGGGGCGACGTCGTAGTGGCCATCCTGG GAAAGAATGACATCTTTGGAGAGCCTCTGAACCTGTATGCACGGCCTGGCAAGTCCAACGGGGACGTGCGGGCCCTCACCTACTGTGACCTGCATAAGATCCATCGGGATGACCTGCTTGAGGTACTGGACATGTACCCTGAGTTCTCTGACCACTTCTGGTCCAGCCTGGAGATCACTTTCAACCTGCGAGAT ACCAACATGATCCCCGGTTCTCCGGGTAGCACTGACCTGGATGGTGGCTTCAACCGGCAACGCAAGCGCAAGCTGTCTTTCCGCAGGCGTACGGACAAGG ACGTGGAACAGCCAGGGGAGGTGTCGGCCTTGGGGCCGGGCCGGGCGGGGGCAGGGCCGAATAGCCGGGGCCGCCCGGGGGGGCCATGGGGGGAGAGCCCGTCCAGTGGCCCCTCCAGCCCCGAGAGCAGTGAGGATGAGGGGCCAGGCCACAGTTCCAGCCCCCTCCGCCTGGTGCCCTTCTCCAGCCCCAGGCCCCCCGGAGACCTGCCGGGTGGGGAGCCCCTGACCGAGGACTGTGAGAAGAGCAGTGACACTTGTAACCCACTGTCAG GCGCCTTCTCGGGAGTGTCCAACATCTTCAGCTTCTGGGGGGACAGTCGGGGCCGCCAGTACCAGGAGCTGCCTcgctgccctgcccccacccccagcctcctcaACATCCCTCTTTCCAGCCCGGGTCGCCGGCCCCGGGGTGATGTGGAGAGCAGGCTGGATGCTCTTCAAAGGCAGCTCAACAG GCTGGAGACCCGGCTGAGTGCAGACATGGCCACCGTCCTGCAGCTGCTACAGAGGCAGATGACTCTGGTCCCGCCCGCCTACAGTGCTGTGACCACGCCAGGTCCTggccccacctccacctcccctcTGCTGCCCGTCAGCCCCATCCCTACCCTCACCCTGGACTCACTTTCTCAG GTTTCCCAGTTCATGGTGTGCGAGGAGCTCCCGGAACTTCCCCAAGACGGCCCCACTCGACGCCTTTCCCTGCCGGGCCAGCTGGGGGCCCTCACCTCCCAGCCCCTGCACAGACACGGCTCAGACCCAGGCAGTTAG